One window of the Nicotiana tabacum cultivar K326 chromosome 4, ASM71507v2, whole genome shotgun sequence genome contains the following:
- the LOC107769180 gene encoding succinate dehydrogenase assembly factor 2, mitochondrial, with protein sequence MANLRRALLFTIPRILNSSNGTSVATSTLPSHNLYRPLTGTFSRFITSNEASSPNNIDLSNEESKRRLFNRLIYRSKQRGYLELDLVLGKWVEEHIQSMDENGIKSLVHVLDLENPDLWKWLTGQEQPPDAIITNPVFSAVREKVMNNLDKHASPETRAVPGKPWVRGWDDIKRGRDAPIAGNQ encoded by the exons ATGGCGAATTTAAGAAGGGCACTCCTCTTCACCATTCCTCGGATCCTCAATTCCTCTAACGGGACATCTGTTGCAACCTCCACGCTCCCCTCTCATAATCTTTACAG GCCTTTGACTGGAACATTTTCGCGTTTCATTACTTCCAACGAGGCTTCGTCGCCAAATAATATTGATCTCTCCAACGAAGAGAGCAAAAGACGTTTATTTAACAG GCTTATTTATCGTAGTAAACAAAGAGGGTATTTGGAGCTGGACCTTGTTCTGGGCAAATGGGTGGAGGAACATATACAATCCATGGACGAAAATGGAATTAAGTCCCTTGTTCATGTCCTTGACCTg GAGAATCCGGATTTGTGGAAGTGGCTGACTGGTCAGGAGCAACCGCCAGATGCAATAATCACTAATCCT GTGTTTTCTGCTGTGCGTGAAAAGGTTATGAACAACCTTGACAAACATGCTTCTCCTGAGACTCGGGCTGTTCCAGGAAAACCTTGGGTTAGAGGATGGGATGATATCAAGAGAGGTCGAGATGCGCCTATTGCTGGAAATCAGTAG
- the LOC107805597 gene encoding uncharacterized protein At4g14100 — MLISGKPITISALLLLLTASSLCFTLINASKSSDPIPTPWPKQFHSILFMNNTKGNLQVVDLWYDYPNGRNFNIIQNQLGKLLYDLEWDNGTSYYYTLDANKECRVMHFPVGILRPNWLQGGKFLGQRYMDGFLCNVWEKVDFIWYYEDVVTKRPVYWAFFTGMIAHVMTFEVGKVLEDPNWQAPVYCFKESKEQEISPVIDSFVSNDVSIGRLMGAAMDVSLLR, encoded by the exons atgttgatTTCAGGCAAACCCATTACAATTTCCGCTCTCCTCCTCCTTCTAACGGCATCTTCTCTTTGCTTCACTTTAATCAATGCTTCAAAATCCAGCGACCCAATTCCTACCCCATGGCCAAAACAATTCCACTCGATTCTCTTTATGAATAACACCAAAGGGAATCTCCAGGTTGTGGATTTGTGGTACGATTATCCCAATGGCAGGAACTTCAACATAATCCAAAACCAATTGGGAAAGCTTCTTTACGATTTGGAATGGGATAATGGCACTTCTTATTACTACACTTTGGACGCTAACAAGGAATGTAGGGTCATGCATTTTCCAGTGGGAATTCTTAGGCCTAATTGGCTACAAGGCGGAAAGTTTTTGGGACAGAGATATATGGATGGGTTTCTCTGCAATGTATGGGAAAAAGTTGATTTCATTTGGTACTATGAGGATGTTGTTACTAAGAGACCCGTTTACTGGGCTTTCTTCACGG GTATGATCGCGCATGTAATGACTTTCGAAGTAGGAAAAGTGCTAGAGGATCCGAATTGGCAAGCCCCTGTTTACTGTTTCAAAGAGTCCAAGGAACAAGAAATATCTCCTGTAATTGATAGTTTTGTTAGTAATGATGTTTCGATTGGCAGACTCATGGGAGCAGCTATGGATGTTTCTTTGCTGCGCTGA
- the LOC107769189 gene encoding uncharacterized protein LOC107769189 yields the protein MDKKEKAKERKEQRRQEISLLRTIPYSDHQRWWSSDTIAVVTGANRGIGFEIAHQLASHGVTVVLTSRETAVGEEAVKVLQEGGLNVAFHQLDIVDLESVQVFCDWIKETYGGLDILINNAGVNFNYGKENSVEFAETVIQTNYFGTKNMINALIPLMRPSPAGARIVSVTSRLGRLNSKRNGISNVSVRQQLEDVDTLSEEVIDNTMNKFLEQVKDGTWESEGWPHVFTDYSLSKLAVNAYTRLMARILEERPEGHKIYINCYCPGWVKTALTGWAGHVSPEEAADTAVWLALLPDQFVSGKFFAERREINF from the exons atggaTAAAAaggaaaaggcaaaggaaagaaAGGAGCAAAGACGCCAAGAGATCTCTCTTCTCCGTACTATTCCCTATTCTGATCATCAAAG ATGGTGGTCATCTGACACAATTGCTGTAGTGACGGGTGCAAATAGAGGAATTGGATTTGAGATTGCTCATCAACTTGCATCACATGGCGTAACTGTAGTTCTTACGTCGCGAGAGACTGCCGTTGGGGAAGAAGCAGTGAAAGTATTGCAAGAAGGAGGTCTAAATGTTGCATTTCATCAATTGGATATTGTGGATCTTGAATCAGTCCAAGTTTTTTGTGATTGGATTAAAGAAACATATGGTGGCCTAGACATACTG ATCAACAATGCAGGAGTCAATTTCAATTatggcaaagaaaattctgtgGAATTTGCTGAAACTGTTATCCAGACCAACTATTTTGGCACCAAAAATATGATTAATGCTCTGATCCCGTTAATGAGGCCTTCTCCAGCTGGTGCCCGAATTGTTAGTGTGACCTCACGATTGGGAAGACTTAATAGCAAACGAAAT GGAATTTCAAATGTCAGTGTGAGACAACAACTGGAAGACGTGGACACGCTATCCGAGGAAGTGATCGATAATACTATGAACAAATTTTTGGAACAAGTAAAAGATGGGACTTGGGAATCAGAGGGATGGCCACATGTGTTCACAGATTACTCATTGTCAAAGCTAGCAGTTAATGCTTACACCAGATTAATGGCAAGGATACTCGAGGAAAGGCCAGAGGGTCATAAGATATATATCAATTGCTATTGTCCGGGTTGGGTGAAAACTGCTCTGACTGGTTGGGCTGGGCATGTTTCTCCTGAAGAAGCTGCTGATACTGCAGTCTGGCTTGCTTTGCTCCCTGATCAGTTTGTGAGTGGTAAGTTTTTCGCAGAGAGGCGTGAGATTAACTTTTAA
- the LOC107805602 gene encoding uncharacterized protein LOC107805602 has product MALQTPTRIPATPLAPNGGNSGLRQPPNSLALKSSFFSPSVHLLLPPPPSSRAAPATAPKFSMRVASKQAYICRDCGYIYNDRTPFEKQLPDKYLCPVCGAPKRRFRPYEPKVTKDANSTEVRKARKEQLKRDEAIGNALPIAIGVGVAALAALYFYINNSS; this is encoded by the exons atggccCTGCAAACACCCACTAGAATTCCAGCTACTCCTTTAGCTCCAAATGGTGGCAACAGTGGTCTTCGGCAGCCACCAAATAGTTTAGCTCTGAAATCTTCATTCTTTTCTCCATCTGTTCATCTATTGCTCCCACCTCCACCATCGTCTCGTGCTGCTCCTGCTACTGCCCCTAAGTTTTCTATGCGTGTTGCCTCCAAGCAAGCTTATATTTGCCGGGATTGCGG GTACATTTACAATGACAGGACTCCTTTCGAGAAACAATTACCTGACAAATACCTCTGTCCTG TGTGTGGAGCTCCTAAAAGAAGATTCAGGCCATATGAACCTAAAGTAACCAAAGATGCTAATTCCACAGAGGTTCGTAAGGCCAGGAAAGAACAGTTAAAAAGAGATGAGGCTATTGG GAATGCTCTGCCTATTGCCATTGGAGTTGGAGTTGCTGCACTTGCTGCTTTATACTTCTACATCAACAACAGTTCCTAG